Proteins from one Phoenix dactylifera cultivar Barhee BC4 unplaced genomic scaffold, palm_55x_up_171113_PBpolish2nd_filt_p 000256F, whole genome shotgun sequence genomic window:
- the LOC120105313 gene encoding uncharacterized protein LOC120105313, translating into MRKSGARSHSRKYCRFHRDHGHNTEECFQLQDEIEALIRRGVLNRFVQNRRNERRPVENAAPSENPNDNNKPIAGTINTIGRGPAEGSSAGELTGRRTPPKRQRTSEAISSSDEDLKGVETPYDDAVIISMVMNKFDIQMAPEDEEKIAFVTDKGLYCYKVMLFGLKNA; encoded by the exons ATGCGGAAGTCGGGAGCCCGGAGCCACTCCagaaagtactgccgcttccaccgagaccacggccacaacACAGAGGAGTGCTTTCAACTCCAagatgagatcgaggcacttaTTCGCCGTGGGgtgctcaaccggttcgtgcagAACCGGCGTAATGAAAGAAGGCCGGTAGAAAATGCTGCGCCGTCCGAAAATCCAAATGACAACAACAAGCCCATCGCTGGCACCATCAACACTATAGGAAGAGGCCCGGCCGAAGGAAGCTCGGCTGGAGAACTGACCGGAAGAAGGACCCCTCCAAAGCGTCAAcgcacctctgaagccatctcgtcctcggacgaggacttaaaaGGAGTTGAGACTCCTTATGATGATGCTGTGATCATCTCCATGGTCATGAacaagtttgat ATTCAAATGGcgcctgaggatgaggagaagATTGCCTTCGTCACCGACAAGGGcctctactgctacaaagtgatgctgTTCGGGTTGAAGAATGCCTGA